The window GTATCCGCAGATGGTGGTGAGGATCGTCGCGGTGGCGTTGCTGACCACGTAGGCGAGACCGACGCCGCACGCCGCGAGTACGGCCGGTCCGATCTTCGCGGCGGTGGTGGGGGCCCGGCGTTCCTGCCGGGGCCAGGGGGCGGACTGCTCGTCGCGGCGGCCGCCCGGCCGTTGCCTGAGCAGTGCGATCAGGATGGCCAGGCCGAGGACGACGTCGACGAGACCGGCGCCCTCGCGGGAGAGCAGGATCTGTTCCAGGACGCCGACGCCGAGGGACGCGCCGAACGCGATCGGCAGCGACGTCATCCGGGCGATCACCGCACCGGCCAGGCCGCGCAGCAGCAGCTGGGGGCCGAGCGACTCGATCGACTGGACTCCCTGGGTGGGGGTGAGCAGGATGGCCGAGAACGCGGCGATGCCACCGGCGACGGCCCAGGCCAGGGTGGCCATCCGGGGCGCGGGCACGCCGTTGACGGTGGCGGCGTCCGGGTGGTCGGCGGCGGCACGGATGCCGATGCCGTATCTGGTGCGCCGCAGGAAGTACGCGAGCGCGCCCAGCAGCACCGGGGTGAGCAGCAGCATCGCGGTCAGCGAGGAGCCGACGGCGGTGGTGCCGATGCTGAAGGCGGGCAGGCCCGGCGGTTTCGGGTAGGTGGTGCCGGAGAAGCTGTCCCGGGACACCAGCAGCGCCAGGACCAGGATGAACTGGGACAGGCCGAGGGTGGCGATCATGCCGATCACCCGGGGCCGCCGGTACAGGCGGCGGACGACGACGATCTCGGTGCCCGCGGCGAGCCCGCCGGCGACCGCGACGGCGATCGGGAAGGCCAGCCAGTACGGCATCCCGGTGGCGAACCGGGCGAGGACCGCCGCTCCGAAGACGCCGATGGCGCCGTGCGCGAAGTTGACGAACCGGCTGGACCGGTAGACCAGCACCAGCCCGATCGCGAGCAGCCCGTAGGTGAGTCCGGTGAACAGCCCGACGGTGAGCCGGTCGAATCCGAAGTCGAATCCCCCGAGGTTCATCACGCATGCCCTCCGAGCACGAGGCGGCGGGCCAGGTCGGGCGAGGCGCGCAGCTCGGCCGGGGTGTGCTCGGCGATGATCGTGCCGTGCTCCATGAAGAGCAGCCGGTCGGCGACCGACATCGCCACGTTCACCGACTGTTCGATCAGCAGCGTCGCCACCCCGACCGCGGCCAGCCGCCGGATCAGTTCGAGGAGGCCGCCGACCACGACCGGCGCCAGCCCGAGCGAGAACTCGTCGATGAGCAGCACGTCCGGCCGCTGAATGAGGGTCTTGGCGAGCACCAGCATCTGCCGTTCCCCACCGGAGAGGGTGGACGCCGGCTGGTCGGCGCGGGCCCGTAGCCGGGGGAAGACGGCGAGCGCCCCGTCGACCGCGGTGTCCGGTCTCTCCTCGTGGCCGGGCACCGGATAGCAGTGCATGCGCAGGTTGTCGCGGACCGACAGCGACCCGAACGCCTGCTGCCCGATGACCGTCGACAGGCCGAGCCTCGGCCGTTCGGCGCCCGGCACACCGGTGATGTCGCGGCCGTTGAGGACGACTGTTCCGGTGCTCGGCCGGTTCAGCCCGGCGATCATCCGGACCAGGGTGGACTTGCCGGCCCCGTTGGGCCCGCACAGCGCCACGGTCTCGCCGCGGTGGACGGTCAGCCCGACGTCGAAGAGCACCTGGATCGAGCCGTATCCGCCGGACAGGCCGTCGACCTGCAGGAGTACGTCGTCACTCGCCAAGGGGAGTCACCTCGCCCTGGTAGGTGAAGCAGGAGCAGCCGGTGTCGTACTTGAGCACCCGGTATCCGGTGCCCGCGGCGTACCCGTCGGCGCCGATCTTCCCGCCGAACCCGCCCGCGGTGGTGAAGTCGACCTGCCGTGCGGCCTCGCCCCAGGCGGCGGCGTTGAGGTTCGGGCCGAGACCGGAGGCGGCCTTCTGGAGCAGGAGTGTGGCGTCGCAGTAGGTGAAGGCGACCCGGGCGTTCTCCCGTTTCGGGAACGAGATGCCGGCTTGGCGGAAGATGTCCAGGCACTGGCGTTCGGCGTCGGTGGCCGGGAACTCCAACCGGCTGTCCGGCACGTCACCGGCCGGCGCGAACCCGATGCCGATCATGCCCTTGAGCGATTCCGGCGGCACCGTTCCCGGGTTGTTCACCATGAAGATCGGGCTGTCGAAGGTGGAGACGCCGTAGGTGGCGGTGAAGCTCTGGGCTTTGGCGCTGGTCATGAAGAACGGCGCGATCCGGGCCCCACCGAGGAAGAACACCCGGTCGATCCGCTTGCCGCGCAGGTCGACCGCGGCCTGGGAGAGCCCGCTGTTGAGGGTGCCCAGGCTGGTCGTGTCGATCCACGAGACGTCGACGGTGACCCCGATCTCCCGCAGCGACGGCACCACCAGCTTGTCGAAGATCGACTTGTTGGCCGGGGTGTCCGCCGCGATCAGCCCCGCCTCGGTCCGGCCCTCGAAGAACTTCTCCCGGATCAGCACGGCCAGGAACGACGTGGCGAACCTGTCGTACTCCGGGTAGGTGGCGGTCCACAGGTAGGGGTCGAGCTGGGTGAACGTGGCCCGGTCGTCGGCGATCAGGGTGGCGTCGAGCATCAGCGTGCGGCGCTGGGCGTAGCAGGGCCGGGCGTTGGACTGCAGCTGGCCGGTCAGCACCACCGCGAAGGCCCTGTCGTCCTGGGTGATCTGGCTGCACAGCGCCGTCTCGGTGGCCGGGGAGTCCTTGCTGGCCTCGTACTCCCGGTAGACCGCGTCGAGTTTGCGGCCGGCTATGCCACCGTTCGCGTTGACGTACGCCGCCAGGGCTTCGACCTGCTCCTCGGGTTTGCCGACGTCGGCGTTCTTGAACCCGGTCATCGACGCGGTCGCGGTCAGATCGGTCCCGATGAAGACGACCTTGACGCTGTCGTCGGTGACGCCGGGACCGACCCCGCCGGACGGGGAGACGGCACTGCCGGCGCCGGGCATCAGGGTGCCGCAGCTGGTGTACGCGAGGACCGCGACCGTCAGCACGGCCCCGATCCGGACGAATAGCGGCCAGTCGATGCGCCGGGTCGTCATTGCTCCTCCGGAGGATGCGGGTAGCGGCGGGCCATCACGTGCCCGAGCGCGTTCAGGTCGAGCACCGAGTCGCCGCCGCCCGGCCCGTGATCCGAGCCGAGCATGTGCCGCAGGTGGTCGAGGCTGAGCTGGGCGCCGGCCATCCGGCGCAGCCGCCGGGCGCCGGGTGCGTCGTCGAAGACCAGGAAGGCGCCGAGGCCGCCGAGCCGGACCACGGACGGCAGCATGGTGCGGGTGGGGTCGGCCCACGCCGGTTCGGTGCCGCGCCGGCGGAGCCGCCGCAGCACACCCCAGGCGATCAGCACCAGACCGAAGACATTGATCAGGAGAAGGCCCCAGGGGTACGCCTGAAGCGTGACCCGTGCCTGTGCGAGGCCGCTGACGTCGACCTGGATCACGTATCGGCCGAATGCGGCGAACGGAAGCTCGACCGGCACCTGGAGGGTGCGGCTCTGCCCCGGCCCGAGGTCGGTGATCGTCTCCCGGTAGAAGACGTTGTCGTCGCCGCCCCCGCCGAGCCGGGCCTGCACGGTGGCGTTGACCAGCGTCGACGTGGTCGGGTTGCGGATCGTGTAGATCAGGGTGAGTTCGTCCGGCGCGCCGAACCAGGCGGCCACCGTGCCGCCGGTAAGCCGCACGTCCTGCACGATCAGCTGACGGACCGGGTCGGCGCTCTTCGGCACCTGGCCGACGGCGTGGCCGGTCAGGGTGATCGGCAGATCGACCACGGCGTCGGCGTCGCCCTGGACCGCCGCCACGTGGATGACGCAGGGGCAGGCCTTGGGCGGTTCGCCGACGGTCAGGTCGACGACGAATGCGCCGTCCTCACCGACCGGGGTGGCCAGCGCGCCACGGGTGTCGCAGGCCACCGAGCCGGTCACGCCGCCCTCGCCGCAGGTGACGAACTGGAGCAACCGGCCCGGTTCCCAGCCCTCACCGGTGACCCGGATCTTCTCGCCGGGCGCGGCCTCGGTGGCCGACAGCCGGGCGACCAGGCCACCGGCCTGGACCGGGACGCCGGAACCGAGCAGCGCCAGCAGCGTCACCGCGGCCGGCACGACAGCGCGTCTCATCCGGCGGCCACCAGACCGCGCGGCCGGGCCTCGCGGCTGCGGATCCGGCGGCGGGCGCTCCACCAGACCCCGCCGACCAGCAGCACGAGCAGGGCCACCCCGGTCCAGGACCAGACGAACGAGCGGACGCTCCTACGGGCGTAGACACCGCCGTCGGCCTTCACCACGACCGACGTGGTGACCACGTCGAACGGCCACACGCCCTCGGCCCGCATGCTGAACCGTCCTTCGGCACCGGGCACCATGTCGCTGGACGGGAGCGTGCCGGTGGTCGTGATCTGGTGGCCGAAGAGGCCGGTCACCCGGACCGTGGCGGCCGGCATCAGGTGCACGTTGCCGACGTTGGCGACGCGGTAGGTGAGGTCGCCGCGCGCCGGGACCGGCAGCAGCGGCGAGTCGATGTCGACGTCCAGTCCGGACACCGAGAGGCCCGGTACGACGGTGCCGGCGACCCGCAGGTAGACGCGGGCACCGACGGCCCGTTGGATGCGCACGGTCGCCCCGGAGGCGTCGGCGGTCGCGCTCGGCTCGGACTCCATGGCGACGACTCCGCCGACGTGGTCGCCGGGGGTGGCCTGGGCGGGCACGGTGATGGTGAACGGGATGTCGGCGCCGGCCCCGGCCGGCACGGTGACGTTGCCGACCACCGAGCTGACCCAGGCGCCCAGGTCGACCTGGGCGCGGTCCTTGGTGCGCAGCGCGAAGCCGCCGTCCTTGACCGTGTTGTACGCGTCGGCACCGTAGATCACGAACGATCGGGGTTCCTTGCCCAGATTGGTGACCCGGACCGACTCCTGGATGGTCTGGCCGGGGCTCGCGTCGAGGAAGAAGTAGAGGCGCGGGGTGGGGCCGGGGTTCTTCGCCGGAGTGGGTGTCACCGCCCACTCGCCGTTGCCGGTGGCCCGGGCCGGGGTGGCCGGGACGAACAACAGCGCGGCCAGCGCAAGGGCAGCTGCGGCAATCCGCATGATCGTCCCTTCAGGCGGAACGGTCCAGGGGGGAGGGTGGGGACGGTGGCGGCCGTCCCCACCCGTGGAACGGGTCAGCTCAGCGTGAGCGTGAGCGTCGCCGTGTAGGTGCCGGCGAGCTGCAGCCCGGGCACCGTGAGAGCCAGCTCGGCCGAGGCGTCGAAGGAACCACCGGTGCCGGCGGTGTTCTCCGGGCCCTTGCAGAGCGTTGCGGCGTTGACCTTCTCCCCGGCGGCGCCGGCGGTCGCGGTCACGAGGTTGGTGGCCCCGGGATGCGCGACGCAGGCGGGCGTCCAGGTGAGGGCGTCGGCCGGGATGGTGCCGGCCGGTACCCCGGTGAAGTCGGTGACCTCGGCGGTCAGGTCCCACCCGAAGGTGCTGCCGCGGTAGTCGGTCACGTTGATCACCGGCAGGTCGGCGGTGGCGGTCTGCGCCGTGCCGTTGAGGGTCACCCCGTCGAACGTGATGGCGCTGGATCCGGCCCCGCGGGACTGGGCGAGCGAGCCCCCGGTCACGGTCTGCGACAGCTCGTAGGTGAGGTCACACTCCCCGTCGACGTTGCCGGTCGCGGCGATGCAGGAGTCCGCTGACGGAACCCATGCGGCGAGCGCGAAGAGCTGTCCCGACGACGCGCCGATCCAGGCGGTCGCGGGGTCGTTGACGGTGAACGAGGCGGTGATCCCGCCGGTCGCCGTCGCGGTGGTGGTGACCGCCGCGTCGGAGGTGGCCGGAGGCGGCGGCGCCCCGGTGAGCGCCTTGTATCCGCCGACCGTGACCGTGCCGCCCGGGTTGAAGCCGGTGCCCTTGACGGTGACGACCGTGCCGGCGCCGCCGCCCGTGGGCGTGATGGTGATCGCCGGCGTGCCGAGGATCGTGATGGATACGAGAACGGTGTTGGTGCCGTCGGTGACCGCCACCGCCCGGGCGCCCGTCACGGCGCCCGCCGGAACCTGGATCGACCCGGTGCCGGCGCCGGTCGCGCCGGTCGTGCCGGTGCCGCTGCCGTCACCCGTACCGCCACCGGAGGTGTCCGTCAGCGTCGCGGTGAGCGACGCGTTCGGGGCGAGCCCGGTGACCGCGAAGTTGATCGTGTTGCCGGCCCGGGCGGCGGTGACGCCGGTCTGGCCGGTGATGGAGGTGATCGTCGCGCCACCGTCGAAGACGGTGACCGGCTGGACGATGGTGGTGTCGGCGGGGGCCGCCTTGTGGTCCCGGTCGCCGGCCGCCGAGCAGTAGGTGGACGCCGTGGAGTTGGCGAACTTGACCTGCTTGACGGTGAGGCTCAGGGAACCGGCCGAGCCGGCGACGAACGACCCGGTGGCGGTGAAACCACCGAGCTTCGCGGCCGCGGCGACCGCGGTGGACGGGTAGTTCGCCTGGTTGAGCGTCACCGTGCCGGTCTGGGATCCGGAGATCCCGACGGTCACGGCCACCGGCACCGAACCGGCGGTGAGCGGAACCGGGCCGTTGGTGGACCCCTCCGCGGCGGTGAACGACACGGTCACCGTCTGGCCCGGCTTCGGCGTGGCCGGAGTCTGGGTCAGGGTGAACGTGTCCGCCCACGTGGTCGGGGAGGAGCCGGTGCCGGCGTCGCTGAAGTAGATCCGGCACCCGAGGGAA of the Actinoplanes sichuanensis genome contains:
- a CDS encoding ABC transporter ATP-binding protein, which encodes MASDDVLLQVDGLSGGYGSIQVLFDVGLTVHRGETVALCGPNGAGKSTLVRMIAGLNRPSTGTVVLNGRDITGVPGAERPRLGLSTVIGQQAFGSLSVRDNLRMHCYPVPGHEERPDTAVDGALAVFPRLRARADQPASTLSGGERQMLVLAKTLIQRPDVLLIDEFSLGLAPVVVGGLLELIRRLAAVGVATLLIEQSVNVAMSVADRLLFMEHGTIIAEHTPAELRASPDLARRLVLGGHA
- a CDS encoding WxL protein peptidoglycan domain-containing protein, with protein sequence MRIAAAALALAALLFVPATPARATGNGEWAVTPTPAKNPGPTPRLYFFLDASPGQTIQESVRVTNLGKEPRSFVIYGADAYNTVKDGGFALRTKDRAQVDLGAWVSSVVGNVTVPAGAGADIPFTITVPAQATPGDHVGGVVAMESEPSATADASGATVRIQRAVGARVYLRVAGTVVPGLSVSGLDVDIDSPLLPVPARGDLTYRVANVGNVHLMPAATVRVTGLFGHQITTTGTLPSSDMVPGAEGRFSMRAEGVWPFDVVTTSVVVKADGGVYARRSVRSFVWSWTGVALLVLLVGGVWWSARRRIRSREARPRGLVAAG
- a CDS encoding ABC transporter substrate-binding protein; translation: MTTRRIDWPLFVRIGAVLTVAVLAYTSCGTLMPGAGSAVSPSGGVGPGVTDDSVKVVFIGTDLTATASMTGFKNADVGKPEEQVEALAAYVNANGGIAGRKLDAVYREYEASKDSPATETALCSQITQDDRAFAVVLTGQLQSNARPCYAQRRTLMLDATLIADDRATFTQLDPYLWTATYPEYDRFATSFLAVLIREKFFEGRTEAGLIAADTPANKSIFDKLVVPSLREIGVTVDVSWIDTTSLGTLNSGLSQAAVDLRGKRIDRVFFLGGARIAPFFMTSAKAQSFTATYGVSTFDSPIFMVNNPGTVPPESLKGMIGIGFAPAGDVPDSRLEFPATDAERQCLDIFRQAGISFPKRENARVAFTYCDATLLLQKAASGLGPNLNAAAWGEAARQVDFTTAGGFGGKIGADGYAAGTGYRVLKYDTGCSCFTYQGEVTPLGE